A stretch of DNA from Acidimicrobiia bacterium:
GCGGCGATCTGCGCCTCGATGCGCAGGAGTCGCCACTCGCGACGCTCCGCGCTCAGGTAACCGCCGACGATCTGCGCGGTCGTCGTGCCCACCTCCTTCCCGACGAACGTGTCGCGGTTCGCCGCGAGATCGTCGCGAAAACGGCGCGCGAGGAGCGTCTCGACCGCATGCCGCAGGAGGTCGTCCTTCGTGCGGTAGCGCGAGTAGATCGATCCCGGAGTCACGCCGGCCCGACGCGCGATGCGCGTCGCGCTCGAGCGCTCGAAGCCGACGCGTCCGACGCTCATCGCGACCGAGTCGATGAGCGCGTTCTGTGCGGCGTCGCCGGTGTCGGCCGCGATCGCGTGGGTCACGTCCGGTACGAAGGGAGTCGTCGGCTCCGCGTAGGCGCGCCCGAACGACGACCGCAGGCTCCGCGTCGTGTACGTCCATTCGCGGCGAGCCTTGCTCGGGACCTCGTGCAGCAGGACGCCCCACACCATCCCGAGCGTGTAGGCGACCTGGGCGCGCCGCTGGCGGTTCCCGCGCGGTCCCGCGCGCCACCCGCGCATCCACTCGGCGACGTCTCGGAACACGACTTCCTCGAGGTCGTCGACCCTCCGTGCCGTCGCGAGCAACTCGATCGCGAGCAGCGTGTCCTCCGACGGCTGCAACAGCTCGGCGAGGAGGTGATCGATGTCGGCGCCGCGGTCCCGTTCGATCAGCGAGCGCACCGCGATGTCGAGCAGCGCGTGATGACGGTCGCGGACGCGACTGGTCCACACCGCGGCCGCCAGCTCGGTGACGTTCTCGTACCGGCTGTACAGCGCCCCCGTCGTCAGCCCCGCGCGCCGCGCGACGGCGCTCATCGCGAGATGGTCGATGCCCACCTCGACGAGCTCGGCCGTGGCCGCGTCGAGCAGGCGCTCGTCGTTGCGCTGCGCGCCCTCTGAGCGCCGCCGGCTCACCGTAATAATCCAGGCATCTCAATAAGCATGCCTCGTCGCACCCGCGTTCGCCGAAAGCGACGAGAAAGCATGGAGTGTTTCACTGCGTCGGTGAGGGGAACAACGCCGCCGCCTGGGTACGGCAGCGGCCCGATCCCGGTCGTCGATATCGGTTTGTTATAGGTTCTATTTTCGGCTGGCGGACCAGGGAATCCGAAGCTGACACGAGTCATGGCTGTGGGGCGAAACTCGTTGTACTTCCGCGTGTTGGGGGACGTTGCCGCCGTCGTCGACGGCGAGGCGAGGCCGGTCACCGCCGCGCGCCAGCGCGCCGCGCTGGCGATCCTGCTGTTGTCGGCGAATCGCACGGTCGCGGCGACCGCCCTCATCGATGGCATCTACGGCGCGTCGCTCCCGAAGCATCCCGACACCGCGTTGCAGATCGTCGTCTGTCGCTTGCGCGACGCGCTCGGTGAAGCGGCGCAGCGGTTGTTGTCACTTCCCGGCGGCTACCGCTTCGACGTCGAGTCCGACGAGCTCGACCTCGCTGTCGTGCAGTCGGCGCTCGCGCGCGGCGAGCAGCTTCACCGCGATCGCGACGCCGACCGCGCGGTCGCGGTATTGGACGACGCGCTCGCGCACTGGACGAGCGAGCCGTTGCACGACCTCGCCGCGTTCCCGTTCTTCGCCGGCGCGCACGACCGGCTGCGCGACCTTCGCATGACGCTCGTCGAGCTGCGCAACGAGTCGTTGCTCGACTGCGGCCGCCATGTCGAGGTGCTCGAGTCGATCGACGACGCGTTGCGCGACGAGCCGTGGCGCGAGCGGCTGCGTCTGCAGCAGATGCTCGCGTTGTACCGCAGCGGACGGCACGTCGACGCGCTGCGCGCATACGAGGACTATCGGAAGCGCCTCGTCGAGGAGCTCGGCGTCGAGCCGAGTCGTGAGCTCTCCGAGCGCCACTACGCGGTGCTGACCCACGCGCCCGAGCTCGCGGTCGACACGGTCACGCTCGGATCGCCCATCCCGCTGTGGACATCGCTCGTCCTGCCCTTCGTCGACCGGCAGACCGAGCAGGAACGCATCTTCCACCATCTCCGTGCCGCGGCGACGGGTCGGCCGACGATGGTGTTGATCGACGGCGAGGCCGGCATCGGCAAAACGCGCCTCGTCCTCGAGGTCGCGCGCCGGGCGCAGGACGACGCCATCATCGTCTGCGTCACCGGTAACGACGCGCTCCGTCCGCCGATCGTCGGGATGGCGCGTTCGGTCGTCGGCGCGATGGCCGCGCTCCCGACCGAGCAGCTCGCCGTCTACCTCGGCCAGGACCCGATCGCGATGGCGGCCGTGGTGCCCGCGCTCGCCGATCGGTTGCCCGACCTCCGGCCCGCCGGCGGGTGGCCGGAGATCGATGACGAACGGCTCTCGGCCGCGGTGATCTCGTGCGTCCGCGCTCTCTCGGCCCGCGCGCCGATCCTCTTGCTGTTCGACGACCTCCACCGCGCGGGGACGCCGATCTTGTTGCTGCTCGGCCGGCTCCTGACGATCCCCGGTACGGACCGGATCGTGGTGCTCGCGAGCTCGCGCTCACCGTCGGCGCAACGCTCGGCCGCGCTGGCCGAGTTCGCGGATCGACTCGAACGGCGCGGCGATCTCGAACGCCTCCAGCTCACGGGCCTCGACTTGGAATCGGTCGAGCTTCTGCTCGCGCGGCTCGGCATGGACGAGCCCGGCGCCGCCCGCGCGCTGCACGAGGTGACCGACGGCCATCCGTTCTTCCTCAGCGAGATCCTGCAGTCCGAAGACTGGCAACACGCCCTCGTCGAGCCACCGCCGAGCGTGCGCGAGTTCGTGCGCCGGCGCGTGGTCGCGCTCGGCAACGCCGTCGAGGGCGTGCTGCTCGACGCGTCGGGTCTCCGCATCGCGTTCGATGCGCCGCTGATCGCCGAGATCTCGGGAGTCCCGGAACGAACGAGCGAGACCCTGATCGACAAGGCGGCCGACGCAGGCATCCTCCGTACCGTCGACAAGGGAACGTTCACGTTCGTACACGAGCTGAGCCGGCGCTCGCTGGAGGACCGGCTCGACGACGGCGAGCGCGCCGGCCTGCACGATCGGATCGCACGCGCGCTCGAAGGCCGCGACGTTCCGGCGACGCTGACCGCGTGGCACCGGAGCTCGGCGGCGACGACGGAGATCGATCTGCGGGGCGACGACAGCTCACGACCCGACGGTCGCATACCGTCCTGAGCCCGCGCGCCGGACGAGGGGCGAGCGGCTTCAGTCCTCGACCCGGACCTCTCCGCGCGGCGGGCCGTGCAGAAGGCTCAGGGCGATCGCGTTCACGGTGAACATCGCGAGACCGACGAGCACGCCGATCACGAGTGCCTCGGCGTTCCCGGCGCCCCAGCGCACGAGCAACATCGTGACGACACCGAAGAAGAGGCCCGTCGCGATCGGCCAGGCGATCAGCGCGTTGGGCACAGAACGACGCCGCGACCGGGCCGCAATGCGGCCCGGCTGCGACGCGGATGTCTCGGCCTGGGGTGCGGCGGGTCGGTGCGCGCCCGGAGGAGAACCGACGAAGTGACTGCCACGGGAAATCGCCGGGCGTTCAGGAGCGCCCGAGACCAACACCCGCCGAGACCGTCCCACGCTCGAATGATGACAGCCGCCTCTTTCGCATCACTTTCTGTCCGTGATGCGCACCCGGCGGCGGGCGGGGAATACCCGACAAGGGCGGGAAACGGCGGCCGCGCCCGCCCGGCCACCGTCTTCCCGGCCCTCGCCGGGGCTGGTAATAGACTCTACAATCGGCCGGATTGCCGCGAGATCCACGGCTACCGCGCGTTCGGGATCGTGCGGGTGTGGGGCGGCTCGCCGGGTTTCGGGGTGGGGGGTCTCCGGCGAGCCGTCGTGGCCCGCGGATGCGAGCAGGCACCGGGCCGGGCAGAATCGTGGGCGAACCGGGGGTCTGCCGTGCGTCGTGCACTCGTCAGCATCGTTCTCACCATTGCGGTCGGCAGCGCGGGAGCCGCTGCGTCCGCCGTCTCCGCCACCTCGGCGTGGTCGAGCGGTGGCCGTTACCGCGACGCCGTGTTCCCGAAGGTGCTCACGAAGTCGGACATCGTCTACGGCCACGCCGTCGACCAGAACGACACGCGCGTCACGTTGACCTTCGACCTCTACGAGCCGAAGGGCGACACCGTCGACAGCCGCCCGGTCGTGGTCTGGGTGCACGGCGGTGGGTTCTCGAGTGGCGACAAGACGTCGCCCGAGCTCGTCGACGAGGCGACCGACCTCGCGCACAAGGGCTACGTCAACATCTCGATCAACTACCGCCTCGCTCCGCAGGGTTGCGTGGGCACGGTCGGGCCGGCGTGCCTCACGGGCATCGTGCAGGCGATGCAGGACGCGCAGACCGCGGTGCGGTTCCTGCGCGCGCACGCGGCGAAGTACGGCATCGACCCGACTCGCATCGCGATCGGTGGCTCGTCGGCCGGCGCGATCACCGCGCTGAACGTGGGCTACA
This window harbors:
- a CDS encoding alpha/beta hydrolase, with translation MFPKVLTKSDIVYGHAVDQNDTRVTLTFDLYEPKGDTVDSRPVVVWVHGGGFSSGDKTSPELVDEATDLAHKGYVNISINYRLAPQGCVGTVGPACLTGIVQAMQDAQTAVRFLRAHAAKYGIDPTRIAIGGSSAGAITALNVGYNEAHPGPGPNQKFSSAVEAVQSLSGAAIGTSPDADGAPAVLFHGTADPLVPYSWAKATVKEAHQAGLVAKLVTFTGDGHVPYLKHRDEIVDKTTTFFYQHLDLAHAAR
- a CDS encoding TetR family transcriptional regulator gives rise to the protein MSRRRSEGAQRNDERLLDAATAELVEVGIDHLAMSAVARRAGLTTGALYSRYENVTELAAAVWTSRVRDRHHALLDIAVRSLIERDRGADIDHLLAELLQPSEDTLLAIELLATARRVDDLEEVVFRDVAEWMRGWRAGPRGNRQRRAQVAYTLGMVWGVLLHEVPSKARREWTYTTRSLRSSFGRAYAEPTTPFVPDVTHAIAADTGDAAQNALIDSVAMSVGRVGFERSSATRIARRAGVTPGSIYSRYRTKDDLLRHAVETLLARRFRDDLAANRDTFVGKEVGTTTAQIVGGYLSAERREWRLLRIEAQIAAIHRPDLSDALDRIQQEAIREYLDVLGAGNDEERAALDEIAASAQALPLGLAFLDLVTEGVSAIDWRRVLVPLLTPGA
- a CDS encoding BTAD domain-containing putative transcriptional regulator, with product MAVGRNSLYFRVLGDVAAVVDGEARPVTAARQRAALAILLLSANRTVAATALIDGIYGASLPKHPDTALQIVVCRLRDALGEAAQRLLSLPGGYRFDVESDELDLAVVQSALARGEQLHRDRDADRAVAVLDDALAHWTSEPLHDLAAFPFFAGAHDRLRDLRMTLVELRNESLLDCGRHVEVLESIDDALRDEPWRERLRLQQMLALYRSGRHVDALRAYEDYRKRLVEELGVEPSRELSERHYAVLTHAPELAVDTVTLGSPIPLWTSLVLPFVDRQTEQERIFHHLRAAATGRPTMVLIDGEAGIGKTRLVLEVARRAQDDAIIVCVTGNDALRPPIVGMARSVVGAMAALPTEQLAVYLGQDPIAMAAVVPALADRLPDLRPAGGWPEIDDERLSAAVISCVRALSARAPILLLFDDLHRAGTPILLLLGRLLTIPGTDRIVVLASSRSPSAQRSAALAEFADRLERRGDLERLQLTGLDLESVELLLARLGMDEPGAARALHEVTDGHPFFLSEILQSEDWQHALVEPPPSVREFVRRRVVALGNAVEGVLLDASGLRIAFDAPLIAEISGVPERTSETLIDKAADAGILRTVDKGTFTFVHELSRRSLEDRLDDGERAGLHDRIARALEGRDVPATLTAWHRSSAATTEIDLRGDDSSRPDGRIPS